A region of the Lycium barbarum isolate Lr01 chromosome 1, ASM1917538v2, whole genome shotgun sequence genome:
GAATGTGTGGGACACATGCAAAAATTAAAGTTTGTGCAGTTCAAAGTCTCAGCTAGACAGCCAGCCCAGCTCCAGCCTGCCTTGATTATATCAATCTGCTTCTTTTGTTTTTTcctattatatttttattatgaCTACAGTACTACACTGTGAACTGTCTTTGGCTCTTTCGATATCAGTATGCTCGTTATCATATCTTGCGTCTTTTTATCTATATATTAAAAGGAACTGTCGGTTTTCTGCTCTCTGATTCTCTTTTAAATGCAGTTCacatgcaaatatatatatatataaaattgacGATAAActcaattattattatatattaattTAAATTATAATTATTTGTTATAAATTTCAAATATTGAAATCGCTTGTGAGCTTTTGTTCTAGCATTTATGCGCCTACTGTTATCCCTCTTTTATTTTTCATGGACTATTAACACACGTTAAGGAAATCCAAGACTATCCAAAATTAGATATGTATTTTACAATTAGTCgacatatatataattaactaGTCGAATTGAATGAAACAAATGTAGTCACACCTGCTATTCTTAAACTGTCTATCACTGCCAAAAGTTGTACATGAACATTAGTTCTTTCCAAAAAGTAAATTGAGCTTTTGCACTAGTTTAGTTATCAGAATTTTGGACTAGCTTTTTGAAGTGGCCTAAAATCTTGTCAAAAACTGGACTGGTCTTGTCAAGTAGTTGTTTGTTTCCGTATAATCTTCCAACTAAACACCTCTGTCAAACTTGTTTAATCTTACTATGATGTTAACAATAGAAAAAGCTATTATTCCTATGATTCAGAtttcttgtaaaaaaaaaaactgaataagCTGTTATGATGTGCCAATCCTCAATTATATTAGTATCTAATTTTCCATTGCGAAATTCTACCTGTTAAAAGTGCAAGTGGATATGCTGAATGTACTACCAATCTTTCGGCACTAGCTAAAGCCTAACTGATTGTAACTAAAAGAGTCCAATGCTTCATATAATGAGCCACTGATCCAAGACTTGGGTTGGGCCTCAATCATACAATATCAGCCTGCTTAGAGTCCCTAAATGAGACAATATCACTAGTGGACTGGACTGGACTGGACTGTTACAGATGTATTCGAGCCACTCAACATGCAACCTTAGGCAATAATGTTGCAAATATCAACTAGATAATAAGTCCCTAAGAGGGTTTATGTGCACAATGACAAAAGCACAGGGGGCGAGATGATGCGGATATATAAGAAAACCacgagaaaaggacataaatggtcccttaactatgagagtaggttcaaaatagtcccttaactatgcacttaacggttttggtcctttaagtttgtcataaGTTACCAAAAATGGTCCCTCAACTATGAGGGTTgattaaaaatagtcccttaagtatgcacttaacagttttggtcttttaagttcgccaaatgttaacacttttagtctccgataaaatattcatcgaactctgtttattagatttgacgagaactatgaaaaaattagcgagaactcacatttgggtgttcacattactaaagaaaaggtcaaatacctcaggataaaaccgacggacatcaatcggttataggaaaaaacagaggaaaaacctacagacttgataatgtcagaaaatagtgtctcgaAATACAAAGACCGACGAACTCTGTCGATTAAAACCGAGGTAGTCTatcagctaagtaaaatacactagaccttagaaataaattagaaatagcagaagcTACAAAAAttatcactactaaaaacaagcgaaaaaaacgatggacggaaaccgatggataaaatcgagggacactattttttaattttttttagcttttattattttttacgaaaaccaacgaaCGTCCGTCGGTTATTTTCAAGGAAAATACgcagaaactattttttttttaaaaagaatcaCTATGATGAAAGAATTTATTTTCGGGTTTTCAGTAAAAatgagtctagtgtattttacttagccgatggagtccgtcggttttaatcgacagagtccgtcggtctttgtgttccgagacactattttctgacattatcaagtctgtaggtttttcctctgttttttcctataaccgactgATGTCCGTCGATTTTATCCTGAggtatttggccttttctttagtaatgcgtacacccaaatgtgagttctcgctaattttttcatagttctcgtcaaatctaacaaacagagttcgatgaatattttgtcgaagACTAAACGTGTTAAcatttggcgaacttaaaggaccaaaactgttaagtgcatacttaagggactatttttaaccaaccctcatagttgagggaccatttttgttaacttgtggcaaacttaaaggaccaaaaccgttaagtgcatagttaagggactattttgaacctactctcatagttaagggaccatttatgtccttttctcagAAAAACCTAAGTGACACATTTTAAAGCCTTGCGAGCCTAGGCCAAAAGCAGAATATCACTATGTGAGTGTCAGATACAAACATTGTACAGATTTCATACTCTTAGAAAGTCGAATGGCACGTTTAGTCCAAATCGAGTTGCAAATTTTCGTATTTAGACTCCAAAAATACAGTGTCACAGACAGATTGCTCAGTTAAGTTTAGCCAAtaatacagaaaaaaaaaatggtcagATAAAACAGAGATGTAGAACATGAGTTTTCATGCAGAATCATTGGCCCAAAGCTAGGACTGATAGGTCAATGTGACTCTACTGCCACAATATAGTAGAATGACAAAGTTTGTTTATGGTCTCTATTGCAATTTCATatacttttttttaaataaaggtAAAATTTATTGCAATTTCATATTCTCAGTCAAGTATGACGAAACGAGTAAAATGTCTATTTGATGATACACATAATATGTCATTCTATAAGCGACAAAGCACTTCAGAACATTTTGCAGCAGCAGCCAAGCCACTAATGATAGCCCCTTCAACATTTGGACTAACACAAAAGTCTCCACATATTGCCAGCCTTTTCTTCGCGTCCCAAAGGCATTTATCTTCTCCTGCTATGCTTGTTGCTGGGAATGCACTGCCCCTGAGAAATTCACATGCAACAGCGATATAACTATGACGCGAAATATAAGTACAGCAAGGAGCAAAAAGAAAGGAAGGTGTTGTTATAATTCATTCTAACTATTTTCTTTGAGAGGGCGGAAAGTTGATAATGCAATTCAGCATTTTCTAGGAATACATGTTGTAAGTACTTCAAGCCACCAACAGAGATTTATTTCATGCCTTAAAAGATTCCAAGACGTAATTTCAGCTGATAgattattactccctctgtcccgaTTTATCTGAAGTGTTTGACTGGGCACAAAATTTAAGTGAAAAGGGAAAACTTTCAAAACTTGTAGTCTAAAATAAGCCATAGAAATTtctgtggctataaatcatttctatGAGTAAAATGAGAAGTTGGAAGTTAAATTGTTATTCCCTCCGTCCtcatttatgtgacactttttcctttttaatCAGTCCCAAAAGAATGACATAATTCGGTATTAGGTCGTTGGGTATATCTCTACAAGAAATGTCGTATCTGGTAATTTTGGAAGACGGATTTCGTCTGTTTCAGATGAAGGAATGCATGCAGCTAACTAAATCTGAAACTGAAATGAGAATTTGTATATGTCAGATACCAACCATCGATGAGCTTTCTTAAAAAATGCATGAGGTAGACTGAGCTGTGTGCTTTGGAATTCTTGAAATAGTTCTTCAGCTACTTTTGCTAGTGTTGCACTGGAAGGCTTCTGAAGTCCTGTCTGGGCAATAACATCCTGAGCATACTCCGGCGTGGAGTGCAACACCCAGCATTCACTTCATCGGGGAAAAGAAAAGAACAACATGATTAAATACAGCGATAATATGGGTGGAAATATGATGTTCAAGTTTTTTTCTTTATTGTTGTCAGCTTAGAATATTGATCTGCTCATTAACAACATAAACTTATATACCTATTGCGTGAACGCCCTGGTTTGCTGCTGTCACAGAATGCCCGATGCAAAACTTTTGAGCTCTTGAATGAGAAGCCTCTTATTGGTATCTCAAATATGATAGAAAGAGAGACATATTCTATCAGGAAATAAGCCAGGAAGACAAATTCTTGTCAATAGTATCAATTCAACTAGTTGAggctaagggtgtgtttggcgtgaaggaaaatgttttcttggaaattaagtggttttcttacttattttctagtgtttgatAAGTAAGCGGAAAAATATTTTCCCAAAAGCATTTACATATAATCTAGGAAAACACTTTGGAAGTATAGCTGAATCTAAACAGAAATGAGCGCGCGCGGggcgggtgggggggggggggtagcacTGAAAATTGGAAAATGTAACTGATGACATATGTAAACTAAAAGATTTTTTGACATTCACCAAAATGAAATCCATGGTTATAGAGCACATTTTACCTCTGTCAAAGGCTCTTCAAAAGCCAACATGAGAGCAAAGCATGGACTAGCAGGAATTTCCGTCAGCTTCAACGGTATTTCTGGGAATTTTCCCATGTCTACATAAAAGGAGCAAAATCTAATAGATAACCTTGCTAACATGTCTTGATTCAAGGAAGGTCAGATTACATATCTTTATTGGAAAAAAATTAGACATGAATgatacctttctatatttagtaacaatttaactttaaaataccCATTTTACCCATAATTAGATGATTTCTTTTGGACCGCAAGTTTCAAAATTTTAATTTcatcttaaactccgtgtccagtcaaacacccatgacataaattgggacagaggaagtatatttcttattatgtggatcttaaaaaaaaaatgcaactgTAATCAAAACATTAAGTCAACCCAATGAAATTATTAACCAACCAAAAAAACTTAGAGATATGTCTTACCAATAGGTACAGGTTTTCCTGTTACATGAGTGAACCTCTGTGAAAATGTACTTTTATCTGATGTCACCACTCCCTTAAAGTAACCAAGACTTTCACCATTTAAACCCATCAATGACCATGAATCTTCATTATCCAACCACTCCAACTTCCCAATGCCTACTCCAAACCTACTTTGAACACCTacataattcaaaaaaaaaaaaagtaaacatgATAGGTAATAGTAGTTCGTCTTAGTGAAAAAAGATTCGAAGGATGAAATTTAGAGATATCAGTCACATACCAGGCTCCTGGCATAATGATTTACAAATTGAATTCATTCCTGGAACACCGACGTATTTCTTGTCTAAACCTTCCTGAATTAAAATAAGAGTAAGAGAAAGAAGTACCAGTAAAACCTTATTGTTATATGCATTTGACCCCGAGTCCCTATAGCTATGTGCTATTATTAAATTTCTATGGCAAGTAAagtgcaaactttccatcaaaggaAACACATTTGCGTTTATCATTTTCCGATATTGTACTTAAGCTGTTCTCTCAAAACCATGTATGAAATGCAAGCACTTAAGCCTGACCcgcggagccaggatttgaagATTACGACTGAACTGCCACCGAACTCATAACTCGTCTTAGTTAATGGGTACGCAATTAATATTATGCCTATTTAATAgattttttaatacaaatattgGGTCTAAGCAAAAGTCCGGACTCGTAAGTAATACTCTAACTCTGCCCCTGTGA
Encoded here:
- the LOC132627534 gene encoding uncharacterized protein LOC132627534 isoform X1, which codes for MTSVAAKVAVIGSGISGAVCASTLAKNGISVTLFESARGPGGRMSQRREMTEDGKELHFDHGAPYFSASNTDVLRLICEWQSKGLVAEWKEKFATFDCTSKQFLDIEEEGLDKKYVGVPGMNSICKSLCQEPGVQSRFGVGIGKLEWLDNEDSWSLMGLNGESLGYFKGVVTSDKSTFSQRFTHVTGKPVPIDMGKFPEIPLKLTEIPASPCFALMLAFEEPLTEIPIRGFSFKSSKVLHRAFCDSSKPGRSRNSECWVLHSTPEYAQDVIAQTGLQKPSSATLAKVAEELFQEFQSTQLSLPHAFFKKAHRWGSAFPATSIAGEDKCLWDAKKRLAICGDFCVSPNVEGAIISGLAAAAKCSEVLCRL
- the LOC132627534 gene encoding uncharacterized protein LOC132627534 isoform X3, whose amino-acid sequence is MEFQLPFLNLQEAQVAVCHKEASNTDVLRLICEWQSKGLVAEWKEKFATFDCTSKQFLDIEEEGLDKKYVGVPGMNSICKSLCQEPGVQSRFGVGIGKLEWLDNEDSWSLMGLNGESLGYFKGVVTSDKSTFSQRFTHVTGKPVPIDMGKFPEIPLKLTEIPASPCFALMLAFEEPLTEIPIRGFSFKSSKVLHRAFCDSSKPGRSRNSECWVLHSTPEYAQDVIAQTGLQKPSSATLAKVAEELFQEFQSTQLSLPHAFFKKAHRWGSAFPATSIAGEDKCLWDAKKRLAICGDFCVSPNVEGAIISGLAAAAKCSEVLCRL
- the LOC132627534 gene encoding uncharacterized protein LOC132627534 isoform X2; its protein translation is MEFQLPFLNLQEAQVAVCHKEEDGKELHFDHGAPYFSASNTDVLRLICEWQSKGLVAEWKEKFATFDCTSKQFLDIEEEGLDKKYVGVPGMNSICKSLCQEPGVQSRFGVGIGKLEWLDNEDSWSLMGLNGESLGYFKGVVTSDKSTFSQRFTHVTGKPVPIDMGKFPEIPLKLTEIPASPCFALMLAFEEPLTEIPIRGFSFKSSKVLHRAFCDSSKPGRSRNSECWVLHSTPEYAQDVIAQTGLQKPSSATLAKVAEELFQEFQSTQLSLPHAFFKKAHRWGSAFPATSIAGEDKCLWDAKKRLAICGDFCVSPNVEGAIISGLAAAAKCSEVLCRL